A DNA window from Geovibrio ferrireducens contains the following coding sequences:
- a CDS encoding response regulator — protein sequence MKIFIIDDNGLHLKMCNFILTKLEHEVYIFDSLKKLDDFTLQNDTIPDILFIDYRLGPTETGLDVLDRVKNKYKWSSAKCIAFTADVSETSQLRAGGFDTIILKPVTENMLKEIVGKYSR from the coding sequence ATGAAGATTTTTATTATCGATGACAACGGTCTGCACCTGAAAATGTGCAATTTTATACTTACAAAGCTTGAGCATGAAGTATATATTTTCGATTCTTTAAAAAAACTGGACGATTTTACTCTGCAAAATGATACAATCCCTGATATATTGTTTATAGACTACAGGCTGGGCCCCACGGAAACGGGTCTGGACGTGTTGGACAGAGTTAAAAACAAATACAAATGGAGCTCGGCAAAGTGCATCGCCTTCACTGCGGATGTGTCAGAAACATCACAGCTCAGGGCGGGCGGGTTTGACACAATTATTCTTAAACCCGTAACTGAAAATATGCTGAAGGAAATTGTGGGAAAATATTCCAGATGA
- a CDS encoding chemotaxis protein CheA, with the protein MVEIDMEKFRRSFLDEAAELLEQVNEDVLKIEADDDPELVNSVFRSIHTIKGSAAGFGFEHISAFTHHLETLLDRLRNKELEVSGELVDSILKAADGIYEMVTAAKEGREYSVDEAGIIAELESYMNQKADTAPETKGTAPAESADGASAYVSCTDIREKLRAAGRKQGSIYRADFHFTSEMLENGYDPVPVMSNLKMSSAEYFCKTDAAAVPSLDKLNPFEIYLRPEVYIISELDAADLADFGFEPGVVTVSAASLDEPAPAAEADEAADSTEEDIPAAPVSHGDDITMEGIDAELLGELASSIEDYFESIESVTLKLEKSGSGSGPGIDDLFRVFHTIKGDCGYVGFRFLEEFAHLVEGVLDDIRSGRIMFDKKAADIILAVVSDIREMLSNLTKKGTTPVPSSYRTLKNLTSSLESMKSSMTVVNEEVKIFIKQLEQFIEIINIASEDGQIDVRQVLRGAGGLKNAARFIGFDDLYAIAEDLEKCIKESKPFDAHMERILKYLEDLKSPPRMLGELLIRDGKITEGDIQDALSKQKKLGDILVEEGKLEKEDLDKVLKKQEVMKAVAGSAREGVPTSAKQQAAGLPQQDAGSGTMKVEQEKIDKFTNTIGELVVAKNANEYLIQKIAREYGLPSALVKELKDNANLIARISQDLQRDIMSLRMIPIRQVFQKFPRVVRDISRKQSKQIDLRIIGEDTEIDKKVADLLSDPLVHLLRNSCDHGVEMPEDRQKAGKTPSGTIILKAYQEGSFVYIEVIDDGKGIDTARVRAKAISNRLIAADAELSEKEIMQLILEPGFSTAEKVTDISGRGVGMDVVKTCVVNLGGFVDIQSTMGEGSRFVLKIPVTIGVSTALLVKLSSVVYAIPIENVAETIKLPKEKIKDLHYGLAVHYRGMVLPLYSMKGLLDEEPGELPEEVCIVITNTDMGKVGLMVDELINRIDIAIKPVPEYFAHLSYVGGITILGDGQAVLVLNTNKLI; encoded by the coding sequence ATGGTCGAAATTGATATGGAAAAGTTCCGCAGGTCGTTCCTTGACGAGGCGGCGGAACTTCTGGAACAGGTAAACGAGGATGTTCTTAAGATAGAGGCGGATGACGATCCGGAGCTTGTTAATTCCGTATTCCGCTCTATTCACACAATAAAAGGCAGCGCCGCAGGCTTCGGCTTCGAGCATATATCAGCATTTACACACCACCTTGAAACCCTGCTGGACAGGCTTCGCAACAAGGAGCTTGAGGTATCGGGCGAACTTGTTGACAGTATTCTCAAAGCAGCAGACGGGATTTACGAAATGGTCACAGCCGCCAAAGAGGGCAGGGAGTATTCTGTTGATGAGGCAGGGATAATAGCCGAGCTTGAAAGTTACATGAACCAGAAGGCTGACACCGCACCGGAGACGAAGGGGACTGCACCTGCGGAGAGTGCGGACGGGGCATCTGCTTATGTTTCCTGCACTGATATACGGGAAAAGCTCCGCGCAGCAGGAAGGAAGCAGGGCAGCATCTACAGGGCTGATTTCCATTTCACATCCGAAATGCTTGAAAACGGCTATGACCCTGTTCCCGTCATGTCCAACCTGAAAATGAGCTCTGCCGAATATTTCTGCAAAACGGATGCAGCGGCTGTTCCATCTCTGGATAAGCTTAACCCCTTTGAAATTTACCTCCGCCCGGAGGTTTACATAATAAGCGAGCTTGATGCGGCCGATCTGGCTGACTTCGGGTTTGAGCCCGGAGTCGTGACTGTCTCAGCAGCTTCCCTTGATGAACCTGCCCCTGCGGCGGAAGCTGATGAAGCGGCGGATAGCACGGAAGAAGACATTCCGGCGGCTCCCGTCTCCCACGGAGATGATATAACAATGGAGGGCATAGACGCCGAGCTTCTGGGTGAACTGGCTTCCAGTATTGAAGATTATTTCGAATCCATAGAGTCTGTAACGCTTAAACTTGAGAAGAGCGGCAGCGGCTCAGGCCCCGGCATTGACGATCTTTTCCGCGTTTTCCACACAATAAAGGGTGACTGCGGCTATGTGGGCTTCCGTTTTCTGGAGGAGTTTGCGCACCTTGTGGAAGGTGTTCTGGATGACATCAGAAGCGGACGTATTATGTTCGACAAAAAAGCGGCGGACATTATCCTCGCTGTGGTCAGTGATATAAGGGAGATGCTCTCAAACCTCACCAAGAAGGGAACCACACCTGTTCCTTCCTCATACCGCACGCTTAAAAACCTCACATCAAGCCTTGAGTCCATGAAAAGTTCCATGACCGTTGTGAATGAGGAAGTGAAAATATTCATCAAGCAGCTTGAGCAGTTCATCGAAATCATAAATATAGCCTCCGAAGACGGGCAGATAGATGTCAGGCAAGTGCTCAGGGGAGCGGGCGGCCTGAAAAACGCAGCCAGATTCATCGGCTTTGATGATCTGTACGCAATAGCAGAAGACCTTGAAAAATGTATAAAGGAATCCAAACCGTTTGACGCGCATATGGAAAGGATTCTCAAATACCTTGAAGATCTTAAATCACCGCCCAGAATGTTGGGCGAGCTCCTTATCCGTGACGGTAAAATCACTGAGGGGGATATTCAGGATGCTCTCAGCAAGCAGAAAAAACTCGGCGACATACTTGTCGAAGAGGGCAAGCTGGAGAAGGAAGATCTGGATAAGGTATTGAAAAAACAGGAAGTTATGAAAGCCGTGGCGGGCAGCGCCCGCGAAGGCGTACCCACATCTGCCAAGCAGCAGGCGGCAGGACTGCCTCAGCAGGACGCCGGAAGCGGCACAATGAAGGTGGAACAGGAGAAGATAGACAAATTTACCAACACCATAGGCGAGCTTGTGGTGGCCAAGAACGCCAACGAATACCTGATCCAGAAGATAGCCAGAGAATACGGCCTTCCTTCCGCCCTTGTGAAGGAGCTTAAGGACAATGCTAATCTCATTGCGAGGATCTCTCAGGATCTGCAAAGGGATATAATGTCGCTCAGGATGATTCCCATCAGGCAGGTTTTTCAGAAATTCCCCAGAGTTGTCAGAGATATATCAAGAAAACAGAGCAAGCAGATCGACCTGCGTATAATAGGCGAGGACACTGAGATAGATAAAAAAGTGGCTGACCTGCTCAGTGATCCCCTTGTGCATCTCCTCCGCAACTCCTGCGACCACGGGGTGGAGATGCCGGAGGACAGACAGAAGGCCGGGAAAACCCCATCAGGCACTATTATCCTTAAGGCTTATCAGGAAGGAAGTTTTGTTTATATCGAAGTGATTGATGACGGCAAGGGGATAGACACCGCAAGGGTCAGGGCGAAGGCAATATCCAACAGGCTGATAGCTGCGGATGCAGAGCTCAGTGAGAAGGAGATAATGCAGCTTATACTTGAACCCGGCTTCTCCACAGCGGAAAAGGTTACGGATATATCCGGCCGCGGTGTGGGAATGGATGTGGTGAAGACATGCGTTGTGAACCTGGGCGGCTTTGTAGATATACAGTCCACAATGGGCGAAGGCTCAAGGTTTGTGCTGAAAATACCTGTAACCATAGGCGTTTCCACTGCTCTGCTGGTTAAACTCAGTTCAGTTGTTTATGCCATACCCATAGAAAATGTAGCGGAAACAATCAAATTACCCAAAGAAAAAATCAAGGATCTGCACTACGGCCTTGCAGTTCATTACAGGGGGATGGTGCTGCCTCTTTACAGCATGAAGGGGCTTCTGGACGAAGAACCCGGAGAGCTGCCCGAAGAGGTGTGCATAGTTATCACCAACACCGACATGGGAAAAGTCGGCCTTATGGTGGACGAACTTATAAACCGCATAGATATAGCTATCAAGCCGGTTCCTGAATATTTCGCACATTTGTCATATGTCGGCGGTATTACCATTCTGGGAGACGGGCAGGCGGTTTTGGTTCTCAATACTAACAAGCTTATTTAG